Proteins from a single region of Gossypium arboreum isolate Shixiya-1 chromosome 1, ASM2569848v2, whole genome shotgun sequence:
- the LOC108482311 gene encoding glucan endo-1,3-beta-glucosidase-like encodes MAKVAAALSLSFLIFSFIPGGTLMMVNGQKSWCVAKPSSDQATLLANINFACSQVDCRVMQKGCPCFSPDNLMNHASIAMNLYYQAKGRNKWNCDFRGSGLIVITNPSYADCIYD; translated from the exons ATGGCTAAAGTAGCAgcagctctctctctctctttcctcATCTTTTCCTTCATTCCAG gtggaACTTTGATGATGGTAAATGGACAG AAAAGTTGGTGTGTGGCTAAGCCATCATCGGATCAGGCAACTCTACTGGCAAACATTAATTTCGCTTGTTCTCAAGTGGATTGCCGTGTAATGCAAAAGGGTTGTCCTTGTTTCAGCCCTGATAATCTGATGAACCATGCTTCCATTGCTATGAATCTTTACTACCAAGCCAAGGGAAGAAACAAGTGGAACTGTGATTTCAGAGGCTCAGGTCTTATTGTCATCACTAATCCAA GTTATGCTGACTGCATTTATGACTAG